The Longimicrobiales bacterium genome window below encodes:
- the rnz gene encoding ribonuclease Z, with protein sequence MLRVTFLGTAASRPTVGRNVSALLVNREGELMLFDCGEGTQRQMMRYGTGFALDDIFVTHMHADHFLGIIGLLRTMGLQGRETEMRLWGPAGAVPILEAAVNLGVDRVPFPVKIAELSPGSVLSREGYDVRVFRTSHGTPSIGYALVEHERLGRFHPERARELGVPHGPLFGQLHRGEAIEVDGRVIRPADVVGPPRPGRRVVYTGDTRPTRDIAAAAQGADLLIHDATFCNEEAARARATRHSTAREAAQLAERAGVRRLVLTHISARYAEDPRQLEREARAVFASSIVAYDGLELEIPFADADQS encoded by the coding sequence ATGCTTCGCGTCACGTTCCTGGGGACCGCGGCGAGCCGGCCGACGGTCGGGCGCAATGTGAGCGCGCTGCTCGTCAACCGCGAAGGCGAGCTGATGCTCTTCGACTGCGGTGAAGGCACGCAGCGGCAGATGATGCGCTACGGTACCGGCTTCGCGCTCGACGACATCTTCGTCACGCACATGCACGCCGATCACTTTCTCGGCATCATCGGCCTGCTGCGGACCATGGGACTGCAGGGCCGGGAGACGGAAATGCGTCTCTGGGGGCCAGCCGGGGCTGTGCCCATCCTCGAGGCGGCCGTCAACCTCGGTGTCGACCGGGTGCCGTTCCCGGTGAAGATCGCGGAGCTGTCGCCCGGCAGTGTGCTGTCACGCGAGGGGTACGACGTCCGGGTATTCCGCACGAGCCACGGCACGCCGTCGATCGGCTACGCGCTGGTCGAGCACGAGCGCCTCGGCCGCTTCCATCCGGAGCGTGCCCGTGAGCTCGGCGTCCCGCACGGCCCGCTCTTCGGGCAGCTGCATCGCGGCGAGGCGATCGAGGTGGATGGCCGTGTGATCCGACCCGCGGACGTCGTGGGACCACCGCGGCCGGGACGCCGCGTCGTCTATACGGGCGACACCCGGCCGACGCGCGACATTGCAGCGGCGGCGCAGGGCGCCGACCTGCTGATCCACGACGCGACGTTCTGCAACGAGGAGGCCGCCCGCGCGCGGGCGACGCGGCATTCGACGGCGCGCGAAGCGGCGCAGCTGGCGGAGCGCGCGGGAGTGCGTCGTCTCGTGCTCACGCACATCTCGGCGCGCTACGCGGAGGACCCGCGGCAGCTCGAGCGCGAGGCGCGCGCGGTGTTCGCGTCGTCCATCGTCGCCTACGACGGGCTGGAGCTGGAGATCCCGTTTGCGGACGCGGACCAGTCATGA
- a CDS encoding universal stress protein produces the protein MITTATNALQGRAARRTGRYRVLVPVGRPDAGPGLLSLAETLVPMGMEGDVRPMHVATGEHFATAGESAADALGQLYAGRAPSQPRVEPIVREDADIARAIVAAADDVDAELIVMGWQRPTLSRTLIGGTVARVMQKSDAQIVVHYDRHPRPWKRLLVPYLYGDHDRAAVGVAQRLAQTEAESVTILHVVEPDEEPAHTGRFRESVDGTWCEVRVVAAADPLRAAVDEARDGGYDAIVVGTSRAWGLAPAFLGIRHEQLAKETDASMLIVRAART, from the coding sequence ATGATCACCACCGCAACGAATGCGCTGCAGGGGCGGGCCGCGCGCCGCACGGGCCGTTATCGCGTGCTGGTGCCGGTGGGTCGGCCGGATGCAGGGCCCGGGCTGCTGTCACTGGCGGAGACGCTGGTGCCGATGGGCATGGAGGGCGACGTCCGGCCGATGCACGTCGCCACGGGAGAGCATTTCGCGACCGCAGGCGAGTCGGCGGCCGACGCGCTCGGGCAGCTGTACGCCGGGCGAGCGCCGTCGCAGCCGCGGGTGGAGCCGATCGTGCGCGAGGACGCCGACATCGCTCGTGCGATCGTTGCTGCCGCCGATGACGTCGATGCCGAGCTGATCGTGATGGGGTGGCAGCGTCCTACGCTGAGCCGCACACTCATCGGTGGCACGGTCGCGCGCGTGATGCAGAAGAGCGACGCGCAGATCGTTGTTCACTACGATCGTCATCCGCGCCCGTGGAAGCGTTTGCTGGTACCGTATCTGTACGGCGACCATGACCGCGCGGCGGTCGGCGTCGCGCAGCGGCTCGCACAGACGGAGGCGGAGAGCGTCACGATCCTGCACGTCGTCGAGCCGGACGAGGAGCCGGCCCACACGGGGCGCTTCCGCGAGAGCGTGGACGGCACGTGGTGCGAGGTGCGCGTCGTCGCTGCGGCGGATCCGCTGCGTGCCGCAGTGGACGAGGCGAGAGACGGCGGGTATGACGCGATCGTGGTCGGGACATCGCGCGCATGGGGGCTGGCGCCTGCGTTCCTCGGCATCCGCCACGAACAGCTCGCGAAGGAAACCGACGCATCCATGCTGATCGTGCGGGCGGCGCGCACCTGA